In Limosilactobacillus sp. WILCCON 0051, a single window of DNA contains:
- the cmk gene encoding (d)CMP kinase gives MEKGLQVAIDGPASSGKSTVAKIIAKRFGYVYCDTGAMYRSVTWAALKNGIDVSDTKQVIDLARRIKITFEPGQPDQRVFVDGHEVTKEIRTEKIAANVSAVAAIPEVRAQMVEQQRQIAQAGGIVMDGRDIGTTVLPNAQVKVFLVASAHERARRRYEENLQKGLATQSLDELEAAIKLRDQKDSTRKISPLTQAKDAILIDTTSLTIDQVVDEISALIKKNQDN, from the coding sequence ATGGAAAAAGGATTGCAAGTGGCCATTGATGGTCCAGCTTCATCGGGAAAAAGCACGGTCGCAAAAATTATTGCCAAACGGTTTGGCTACGTCTACTGCGATACCGGCGCCATGTATCGTTCGGTAACGTGGGCGGCATTGAAAAATGGAATTGACGTCAGCGATACCAAGCAGGTAATCGACTTAGCCCGCCGAATCAAGATCACGTTTGAGCCCGGTCAGCCTGATCAGCGTGTTTTTGTTGATGGTCATGAGGTCACCAAAGAGATTCGAACAGAAAAGATTGCGGCCAATGTTTCAGCAGTTGCCGCCATTCCAGAAGTCCGGGCTCAAATGGTTGAACAGCAGCGGCAGATTGCTCAGGCTGGTGGGATCGTGATGGATGGTCGCGATATTGGCACGACGGTTTTGCCAAATGCTCAGGTTAAGGTGTTTTTGGTTGCCAGCGCTCATGAACGAGCCCGGCGCCGCTATGAGGAAAATCTGCAAAAAGGTCTGGCAACGCAATCACTGGACGAACTGGAAGCAGCCATCAAACTGCGTGATCAAAAAGATTCTACGCGCAAGATCTCGCCGCTGACTCAGGCTAAAGATGCGATTTTAATTGATACGACAAGCTTAACGATTGATCAGGTAGTTGATGAAATCAGCGCACTGATTAAAAAAAACCAGGACAATTAA
- a CDS encoding site-specific integrase gives MDQYPYQTAFHRELKAIGRAQMTIDAYDATLRQLFNYLEDQRPIYAHDPSANNVTETDVRAYLNWLRDEQDITLATFNKVLSQLSRYFRFLFTHQLIDNYPTLTIHGKATKPNQHLSTKWLLKLDDILVDDQLQLYTRAVLFLSSRGYTVAEFLQPGFGDVWRSLEPKNAVERNFMKTFAAYIAPIQQLQNCQDIFLKQRLNREHPWISNAGLFKYLKADEDYLGFKLAPKYLHQSYILYEIAQHCDATPQELQTRLRLNPQSLLYYQRLLLQLK, from the coding sequence ATGGATCAATATCCTTACCAGACTGCCTTTCATCGGGAGCTTAAAGCCATTGGCCGCGCGCAGATGACCATTGATGCCTATGATGCCACGCTGCGTCAATTATTTAACTATCTCGAAGATCAGCGTCCGATCTATGCTCATGATCCCAGCGCCAACAACGTAACGGAAACCGATGTCCGGGCCTACCTGAACTGGCTGCGTGACGAGCAGGACATTACCCTGGCGACTTTTAACAAGGTGCTTTCTCAGCTCAGCCGCTATTTCCGCTTTTTGTTTACTCATCAGCTGATCGACAACTATCCCACGCTGACGATTCACGGCAAGGCAACCAAGCCCAATCAGCATCTTTCCACTAAATGGCTGCTCAAGCTGGATGACATTCTCGTCGACGATCAGCTGCAGCTCTATACGCGCGCCGTTTTGTTCTTAAGCAGCCGCGGCTATACGGTTGCTGAGTTTCTGCAGCCAGGATTTGGGGACGTATGGCGCAGCCTGGAACCCAAAAACGCCGTCGAACGAAACTTTATGAAGACCTTTGCTGCCTATATCGCACCTATTCAGCAGCTGCAGAACTGCCAGGATATCTTTTTAAAGCAGCGGCTGAACCGCGAGCATCCCTGGATCAGCAATGCCGGTTTGTTTAAATACCTCAAAGCCGATGAGGACTATCTGGGCTTTAAGCTGGCTCCCAAGTATCTGCACCAAAGTTATATTCTTTATGAGATTGCTCAGCATTGCGACGCCACGCCCCAAGAGCTGCAGACTCGACTCCGATTAAATCCACAGTCCCTGCTCTATTATCAGCGTCTCTTGCTGCAGCTAAAATAA
- the rpsA gene encoding 30S ribosomal protein S1, giving the protein MAENENKDAMLEALDSIKEVKVGDVVKGKVLQIDDRQAIVGIEDSGVEGVVPANQLSSKPVEDINTVVKVGDELDLVVISKIGSDKENGSYLLSHRRLEAMKVWDDLEKKFEAGETITAKVTQAVKGGLVVDAGVRGFVPASMITDHYVEDLNQFKGQELEFKIVEIEPSDNRLILSHKEIVQAQHEEAAKKVFSELQPGDVVEGKVARMTNFGAFIDLGGVDGLVHVSEISYDHVDKPSDVLEVGQDVKVKVLSVDPERERISLSIKQTLPGPWDDIQDKAPVGAVLTGTVKRLTSFGAFVEVFPGVEGLVHISQISHKHIATPADVLKPGEEVKVKVLNVDPEHQRLGLSIKALEEKPAGSDNNEGHRGGNRRPRRRNNDYKANMPEEENGFTLGDLIGDELKNARK; this is encoded by the coding sequence ATGGCTGAAAACGAAAACAAAGACGCGATGTTAGAAGCGCTCGACAGCATCAAAGAAGTTAAGGTTGGCGATGTTGTTAAGGGCAAGGTACTGCAAATTGATGATCGTCAAGCGATCGTTGGTATTGAAGACTCAGGTGTTGAAGGGGTTGTCCCGGCTAACCAACTGTCTTCCAAGCCCGTTGAAGACATCAACACGGTTGTGAAGGTCGGCGACGAACTGGACCTGGTTGTCATCTCCAAGATTGGCAGCGACAAGGAAAACGGCAGCTACCTGCTTTCACACCGGCGCTTGGAAGCCATGAAGGTATGGGACGATCTGGAAAAGAAATTCGAAGCTGGTGAAACGATCACGGCTAAGGTTACCCAAGCTGTTAAGGGTGGTCTGGTTGTAGATGCTGGCGTTCGTGGTTTCGTACCTGCCTCAATGATTACTGACCACTACGTTGAAGACTTGAACCAATTCAAGGGTCAAGAACTTGAATTCAAGATTGTTGAAATTGAACCAAGCGACAACCGCCTGATCCTTTCTCACAAGGAAATCGTTCAAGCTCAACACGAAGAAGCTGCTAAGAAGGTCTTCTCTGAACTGCAACCTGGCGACGTTGTCGAAGGTAAGGTAGCTCGGATGACCAACTTTGGTGCCTTCATCGACCTTGGCGGCGTAGACGGTCTGGTTCACGTTTCCGAAATTTCCTACGACCACGTTGACAAGCCATCTGACGTACTGGAAGTTGGCCAAGACGTTAAGGTTAAGGTTCTGAGCGTTGACCCAGAACGTGAACGGATTTCTCTGTCCATCAAGCAAACGCTGCCTGGACCATGGGATGACATCCAAGACAAGGCTCCAGTTGGTGCTGTCTTGACTGGTACTGTTAAGCGCCTGACCAGCTTTGGTGCTTTTGTTGAAGTATTCCCTGGCGTTGAAGGTTTGGTACACATTTCCCAAATCTCCCACAAGCACATCGCAACGCCAGCTGATGTTCTGAAGCCAGGTGAAGAAGTCAAGGTTAAGGTTCTGAACGTTGACCCTGAACACCAACGTCTGGGCTTGTCCATCAAGGCATTGGAAGAAAAGCCAGCTGGTTCTGACAACAACGAAGGCCACCGTGGCGGCAACCGTCGTCCTCGTCGTCGTAACAACGACTACAAGGCCAACATGCCAGAAGAAGAAAACGGCTTTACGCTGGGCGATCTGATCGGTGATGAACTGAAGAACGCTCGCAAGTAA
- a CDS encoding tetratricopeptide repeat protein, giving the protein MTFSEKCLQAIEDGNMEEAQKEFAWALRKDDDEILFNLAEQLYALGLMPQARRAYLKLLERYPDEDELRTALAEIAIDNGHNDEALAYLTQIAPDSPAYVQALLVAADLYQTEGQFEVTEAKLKQAYQAAPEEPAVLFAMGEFYYLVGQFDKAVPFYFALIQTGAVEFAKVDIAARLGMAYAQSGHYEQALGYLKQVAPAYQTSDVRFQTGLTQLELGEFKDAIETLTDLIKDDDQYASAYPALARAYEQTQQYEAGLKAVQEGLGVDQYNENLFALAARMASHVGDFKLMQKYLQQAHELDPDNLTITLEYSNLLIKQGEHQVNVKLLAPLVKADEVDPQLDWNLAVSYQALEKYDLAEQFYQAAMPSYNENVDFLKSLIGFYQETGQRDLMIDEMEHYVRLNPADTEMQERLDQEIF; this is encoded by the coding sequence GTGACCTTTTCCGAAAAATGTCTGCAGGCAATTGAAGATGGCAACATGGAAGAAGCCCAAAAAGAATTTGCCTGGGCGCTGCGCAAAGACGATGATGAGATTCTGTTCAATCTAGCGGAACAACTATACGCACTGGGCTTGATGCCGCAAGCTCGTCGCGCCTATCTGAAGCTGTTGGAGCGCTATCCGGATGAAGATGAGCTGCGAACTGCGCTGGCTGAGATTGCGATCGATAATGGCCATAACGATGAGGCATTAGCCTATCTGACGCAGATTGCGCCTGATTCGCCAGCTTATGTCCAAGCGCTGCTGGTGGCGGCTGATCTTTACCAAACCGAGGGGCAGTTTGAGGTGACGGAAGCCAAGCTCAAACAGGCCTATCAAGCAGCCCCAGAAGAGCCGGCCGTTTTGTTTGCCATGGGTGAGTTCTACTATCTGGTGGGTCAGTTTGACAAAGCAGTGCCGTTTTATTTTGCACTGATTCAAACCGGTGCCGTAGAGTTTGCCAAGGTTGATATCGCGGCGCGTTTAGGAATGGCCTACGCACAAAGCGGTCATTATGAGCAGGCACTGGGCTATCTCAAACAGGTTGCACCAGCATATCAGACCAGCGACGTTCGTTTTCAAACCGGACTGACGCAGCTGGAATTGGGCGAATTCAAGGATGCCATTGAAACGCTGACTGATCTGATCAAAGATGATGACCAGTACGCTTCGGCCTATCCTGCCTTGGCGCGGGCCTATGAGCAGACGCAGCAGTATGAGGCCGGTTTGAAAGCCGTTCAAGAAGGTCTGGGCGTTGATCAGTACAACGAGAATCTTTTTGCGTTGGCGGCAAGAATGGCCAGTCACGTTGGCGATTTTAAACTAATGCAAAAATATCTGCAGCAGGCTCATGAGCTGGATCCGGATAATTTAACGATTACTTTGGAATACAGCAATCTGCTGATTAAGCAAGGCGAACACCAAGTCAACGTCAAGCTGCTGGCGCCATTGGTCAAGGCAGATGAAGTCGATCCCCAGCTGGATTGGAATCTGGCAGTTTCCTATCAAGCATTGGAAAAATACGATCTGGCCGAGCAGTTCTATCAGGCGGCGATGCCAAGCTATAATGAAAACGTCGACTTTTTAAAGAGTCTGATCGGCTTTTACCAAGAAACCGGGCAGCGTGACTTGATGATCGACGAAATGGAACATTACGTCCGGCTTAATCCCGCTGATACTGAGATGCAGGAGCGCCTGGATCAAGAAATATTCTAA
- a CDS encoding HU family DNA-binding protein codes for MANKAQLVSDVATATGLTKKDATAAVDAVFSSIQASLAKGEKVQLIGFGNFEVRQRAARKGRNPQTGQEIEIPASKVPAFKPGKALKDAVK; via the coding sequence ATGGCAAACAAAGCACAACTGGTTAGCGACGTTGCTACGGCAACTGGTCTGACGAAGAAGGATGCTACGGCTGCTGTAGACGCTGTCTTCAGTTCCATCCAAGCATCTCTGGCCAAGGGTGAAAAGGTTCAATTAATCGGTTTTGGTAACTTTGAAGTACGGCAACGCGCCGCACGTAAAGGTCGCAACCCACAAACTGGACAAGAAATTGAAATCCCTGCAAGCAAGGTTCCAGCATTCAAGCCGGGCAAAGCTTTGAAGGACGCCGTTAAGTAA
- the der gene encoding ribosome biogenesis GTPase Der, which produces MANPIVAIVGRPNVGKSTLFNRVAGERISIVEDTPGVTRDRIYAHGEWLGKHFSLIDTGGIEMSDQPLSTQIREQAEVAIDEADVIVMVVDVRSGVTDADEQVAQILYRSDKPVVLAVNKVDNPERRSDVYDFYSLGLGEPYPVSSVHGVGVGDLLDAVIKNFPENAANEEDDTIHFSLIGRPNVGKSSIVNAMLGEDRVIVSNIAGTTRDAIDTHFKADGREFTMVDTAGIKKKGKLYENTERYALMRSMRAIDGSDVVLVVLNAEEGIRELDKHIAGYAHEAGKGIIIVVNKWDTIPDRDQRTMTDFTNLIRQEFQYLSYAPIIFVSAKTRQRLIKLPKMIEEVYDHCRRRIQSSVLNDVIMDAIAANPTPSTNGRRLRVYYATQVAIEPPTFVIFVNDPDLMHFSYARYLENQIRQAFDFSGTPIHLIKRKRK; this is translated from the coding sequence ATGGCAAATCCAATCGTTGCCATCGTTGGACGCCCCAATGTTGGCAAGTCCACGTTATTCAACCGGGTTGCCGGCGAACGAATCTCAATCGTTGAAGATACGCCAGGCGTTACGCGTGACCGCATCTATGCCCACGGCGAATGGCTGGGCAAGCATTTTAGCTTGATCGATACTGGTGGGATTGAAATGTCCGATCAGCCGCTGTCAACCCAGATTCGCGAACAGGCTGAAGTAGCCATTGATGAAGCCGACGTAATCGTAATGGTAGTTGACGTGCGCAGTGGAGTTACTGATGCCGATGAACAGGTTGCGCAGATTCTGTACCGTTCTGATAAGCCAGTCGTTTTAGCGGTCAATAAGGTTGACAATCCAGAACGACGCTCAGATGTCTATGACTTCTACTCGCTGGGTCTGGGCGAACCATATCCCGTTTCCAGCGTCCATGGCGTCGGGGTCGGGGATCTTTTGGATGCCGTCATCAAAAACTTCCCTGAAAATGCCGCCAACGAAGAAGATGACACGATTCATTTCAGCTTGATTGGTCGGCCAAACGTTGGCAAGTCTTCAATCGTCAATGCCATGCTGGGTGAAGACCGGGTAATCGTATCCAATATTGCTGGGACAACACGCGATGCGATCGATACTCATTTCAAGGCTGATGGTCGTGAGTTTACGATGGTTGACACGGCTGGGATCAAGAAAAAAGGCAAGCTTTATGAAAATACTGAACGCTATGCCTTGATGCGCTCGATGCGGGCGATTGATGGCAGTGACGTGGTATTGGTCGTTTTAAACGCCGAAGAAGGCATTCGCGAGCTGGACAAGCATATCGCCGGCTATGCGCATGAAGCTGGTAAGGGGATCATTATCGTAGTCAACAAGTGGGATACGATTCCGGATCGCGACCAGCGCACGATGACTGACTTTACCAATCTGATTCGGCAAGAGTTCCAGTATCTCAGCTATGCGCCGATTATTTTTGTTTCGGCTAAAACCCGCCAGCGGCTGATTAAGCTGCCAAAGATGATTGAAGAGGTTTATGATCACTGTCGTCGACGGATTCAATCATCCGTGCTCAACGACGTCATTATGGATGCGATTGCGGCTAACCCAACGCCAAGCACGAATGGTCGCCGTCTGCGCGTCTATTACGCAACTCAGGTGGCAATTGAACCGCCAACGTTCGTTATTTTTGTAAACGATCCCGACTTGATGCACTTCTCTTATGCCCGTTATTTAGAGAATCAGATTCGGCAGGCGTTTGATTTTTCAGGTACGCCGATTCATCTGATCAAGCGGAAGCGAAAGTAG